A genomic window from Bacillus cereus G9842 includes:
- a CDS encoding DUF3967 domain-containing protein has protein sequence MIPIIYENVSQVAKRLKVSPSTVKKYYLLIESYNCYAFKRDERERIIFDDYDISLLQRLVELKNMPQVTLEEACKQLLKEEGLTVKNADMTVITPDTEDLKVLLRELKDTVELQQKHLQNQNEQITKLTGLMESQQKMLDHSNSAEKQQINDRDKAVMTVIRELQEVKQMFAASNEKKWYQFWK, from the coding sequence ATGATTCCTATAATTTATGAAAATGTATCCCAAGTTGCTAAAAGATTAAAAGTATCACCATCTACAGTGAAAAAATATTATTTGCTAATCGAGAGTTATAACTGTTATGCCTTTAAAAGGGATGAAAGAGAACGAATTATCTTTGATGACTACGATATTAGTTTGTTACAAAGGTTAGTAGAATTAAAAAATATGCCACAAGTTACATTGGAAGAGGCTTGTAAACAGCTCTTAAAAGAAGAGGGATTGACAGTTAAGAATGCGGATATGACTGTTATAACTCCTGATACTGAGGATTTAAAGGTATTATTAAGAGAATTAAAAGATACTGTAGAGTTACAGCAAAAACACTTACAGAATCAAAATGAACAAATAACTAAGTTAACGGGTTTAATGGAGTCACAACAAAAAATGCTGGATCATTCGAATTCTGCAGAAAAACAACAAATCAATGATCGTGATAAAGCTGTTATGACTGTTATACGAGAGTTACAGGAAGTGAAGCAGATGTTTGCAGCGAGTAATGAAAAGAAATGGTATCAATTTTGGAAATGA
- a CDS encoding DEAD/DEAH box helicase, which produces MKTPQIIGACQILFNRNKARRALIVTLNSLKRQWTKEIYKFTGEEAIAVYGSPAKRKKSIKGFASRSDIRYLVVNYETLRNPQYMKLIKEIPFDIVALDEAQKIKSGVTDKYLNIEPSLNAKACYELKHIPYRFIATATPVQSKAEEIWSLFSFINDDILGSWEVFRERYCKYTTRFGITGSFNLGELYYRIAPNFIRRTKEMPEIQQQLPKVQHSHVFLEMTDAQERIQKHLLIKIEEVKDSLRSFGSGTKVINGNLMNVQQAKEYYDGIIQGLQTFLIESCDTPQLLVHEEASQMSHKVISELGLSSKEIEKSPKLEQLKTFTKQLLNDEPNSKVVIFTEYERMARIIYESLPQSVLYTGQISDREKNTVIERFREDPHTRFFISTRAGSTGLNLQVANYMVHFDLPYTATELEQRNGRIDRTGNNFSNITMYYYIMSDSYDEHMLQLLFKKSELAKEILTGGINNISKNQDVNSLAMDRLLQKKAASQQTKVSG; this is translated from the coding sequence CTGAAAACGCCTCAAATTATAGGAGCCTGTCAAATATTATTTAATAGAAATAAAGCTCGGCGTGCACTAATTGTTACTTTAAATTCATTGAAAAGACAATGGACTAAGGAAATATATAAGTTTACCGGCGAAGAAGCAATAGCTGTATACGGCAGCCCTGCCAAGCGTAAGAAATCCATTAAAGGTTTTGCATCTCGTTCTGATATTAGATACTTAGTGGTGAATTACGAAACATTAAGAAACCCTCAATATATGAAGCTTATCAAAGAAATCCCATTTGATATTGTAGCTTTAGATGAAGCACAAAAAATCAAATCAGGTGTTACAGATAAGTATTTAAATATTGAACCTTCGTTAAATGCAAAAGCTTGCTATGAATTGAAACATATTCCTTATCGTTTTATCGCAACTGCCACACCAGTACAATCTAAAGCTGAAGAGATATGGAGTTTATTTAGTTTTATTAATGATGACATACTTGGCTCCTGGGAAGTATTCCGTGAACGTTACTGTAAATACACTACACGTTTTGGTATTACTGGCAGTTTTAATTTAGGCGAACTTTATTATAGAATCGCTCCTAATTTCATACGAAGAACAAAAGAAATGCCTGAAATTCAACAACAGCTTCCAAAAGTACAACACTCTCACGTCTTCTTAGAAATGACTGATGCTCAAGAACGTATTCAGAAACATTTATTAATAAAGATAGAGGAAGTAAAAGATTCATTGCGTTCTTTTGGATCTGGTACTAAAGTTATTAACGGGAATCTTATGAACGTACAACAAGCAAAAGAATATTACGATGGAATCATCCAAGGTTTACAAACATTCTTAATTGAATCTTGTGATACTCCACAATTATTGGTACATGAAGAAGCTTCGCAAATGTCTCATAAAGTAATTTCAGAGCTAGGTCTTTCTTCTAAGGAGATAGAAAAATCACCAAAATTAGAGCAATTAAAAACCTTTACAAAGCAATTATTAAATGACGAACCTAATTCTAAGGTAGTTATCTTTACTGAATATGAGCGTATGGCCCGCATTATATATGAGTCCCTACCCCAATCAGTTCTATACACTGGACAGATATCTGATAGGGAAAAAAATACTGTAATTGAAAGATTCCGTGAGGATCCTCATACTCGATTTTTCATAAGCACGCGTGCCGGAAGTACCGGCCTAAACTTGCAGGTTGCTAACTATATGGTTCATTTTGATTTGCCCTATACCGCAACTGAATTAGAACAACGTAACGGACGCATCGATCGTACCGGCAATAATTTTAGTAATATTACAATGTATTACTACATTATGAGTGATTCTTATGATGAGCATATGCTACAGCTATTATTCAAAAAATCAGAATTAGCAAAAGAGATTCTAACTGGTGGAATAAATAACATATCTAAAAATCAAGATGTTAACTCACTTGCTATGGATCGTTTGTTACAAAAAAAAGCTGCATCACAACAAACAAAGGTTTCAGGTTAA
- a CDS encoding HEPN domain-containing protein, whose translation MKNIEDTKEWFTIAKSDLDSANFLTNMKPFPSSIICYHCQQCVEKLLKGFIAFNGGNIQKTHSLLKLNKICAEYDPTFDTLLSECVDLDDYATNVRYPFFEELLAEDALVAIKNAKTVFSFLIEKLQGAGVEENIIKSITPAFEIK comes from the coding sequence ATGAAAAACATTGAAGATACTAAAGAGTGGTTTACTATCGCTAAATCTGATTTAGATTCAGCAAATTTCCTGACAAATATGAAGCCTTTTCCATCATCTATTATTTGTTATCATTGCCAACAATGTGTTGAAAAACTATTAAAAGGATTCATTGCTTTTAATGGTGGTAATATACAGAAAACACATAGCCTTTTAAAGTTAAATAAGATATGTGCTGAATATGACCCCACATTTGATACATTACTATCAGAATGTGTTGATCTTGATGATTATGCTACGAATGTTCGTTATCCATTTTTTGAAGAATTATTAGCAGAAGACGCCTTAGTTGCTATTAAAAATGCTAAGACAGTGTTTAGCTTCTTAATAGAAAAATTACAAGGTGCTGGTGTTGAAGAAAATATTATTAAAAGTATCACACCAGCTTTTGAAATTAAATAA
- a CDS encoding nucleotidyltransferase domain-containing protein, protein MKENVKQELDQLVGKIRESTSSVRKIILFGSHAYGTPTQDSDFDLCVVVDGVGKRKREVSKNIKHNIYDVLNTPVDLLIYGPDEFNERASRNVTMEYKIAEEGKILYEKH, encoded by the coding sequence ATGAAAGAAAATGTGAAGCAAGAATTAGATCAATTAGTTGGTAAAATACGTGAATCTACATCATCTGTTAGAAAAATTATTCTTTTTGGTAGTCATGCCTATGGAACGCCAACACAAGATAGTGATTTTGATTTATGTGTTGTGGTTGATGGTGTTGGAAAACGTAAAAGAGAAGTTTCTAAAAATATAAAACACAATATTTACGATGTTTTAAATACACCCGTTGATTTACTTATTTATGGTCCAGATGAGTTTAATGAACGTGCTTCTAGAAATGTCACAATGGAATATAAAATTGCAGAAGAAGGGAAAATTCTATATGAAAAACATTGA
- a CDS encoding ParM/StbA family protein, which produces MKTQLVSRKTKKNQPVLVGLDVGFGATKYISNVHPYLTALPSAVVPGKYKTSNKIVGSKEVDLENLVVVTEEGTFTVGQLALKVPNTTTKRTVVRDRANDVFSKVLFQTGLGMAVPHESGEYDVFLVTGLPNKDFELSIKDNLEEFLNKPFTITFPVNGGNEIKKTINVIGLEIMRQPEGAVTYNQFTFSQEEFLVPSENAKNFIGIIDCGHFTTDYALFRDGVIMEDSITSNSTVAVNDVYKRLRKVLTIKFDKLGYTEYQAEEEDLDNAVLTGKVEYVEAHDVSEEVGDCVKTVAKIIAKDILDAWGNETNRVQTILLSGGGSALFSEALKQEFTERKKRGFEVLDVAQFSNVLGYYMYGCIALTDEKEQSEVFMEFVEPVFGEEEVAETE; this is translated from the coding sequence ATGAAAACTCAATTAGTAAGTAGGAAGACAAAGAAAAATCAACCTGTTTTAGTTGGTTTAGATGTAGGGTTTGGGGCAACAAAATACATATCAAATGTACACCCATACTTAACAGCGCTTCCAAGTGCGGTAGTACCTGGAAAATATAAAACGTCCAATAAAATTGTAGGTTCAAAAGAGGTTGATCTTGAAAATCTAGTAGTGGTAACAGAAGAAGGCACATTTACTGTTGGTCAATTAGCTTTAAAAGTTCCGAATACAACTACAAAACGTACAGTAGTTAGAGATAGAGCAAATGATGTATTTAGTAAAGTATTATTTCAAACAGGACTAGGAATGGCTGTTCCTCATGAGTCAGGAGAATATGATGTATTTCTAGTAACAGGGTTACCAAATAAAGACTTTGAATTATCAATTAAAGATAATTTAGAAGAATTCTTAAATAAACCATTCACAATTACATTCCCTGTAAATGGTGGAAATGAAATTAAAAAAACAATTAATGTAATTGGTTTAGAAATCATGCGTCAACCAGAAGGTGCTGTTACATACAATCAGTTTACTTTTAGTCAAGAAGAATTTTTAGTTCCAAGTGAGAATGCAAAAAACTTTATTGGTATTATTGACTGTGGGCATTTTACAACAGATTATGCATTATTCCGTGATGGTGTAATTATGGAAGATTCTATTACAAGTAATTCAACGGTTGCAGTGAATGATGTGTACAAGCGACTGCGCAAGGTTTTAACAATTAAGTTTGATAAGCTAGGATACACTGAATATCAAGCGGAAGAGGAAGACTTAGACAATGCTGTATTGACGGGAAAAGTAGAATATGTTGAAGCGCATGATGTTTCTGAAGAAGTTGGAGATTGTGTAAAAACAGTTGCTAAAATTATTGCAAAGGATATTCTAGATGCATGGGGTAACGAGACAAACCGTGTACAAACTATTCTTCTTTCTGGTGGGGGATCGGCATTATTCTCAGAGGCACTTAAACAAGAATTTACTGAACGTAAGAAGCGTGGATTTGAAGTACTTGATGTCGCACAATTTAGCAACGTATTAGGTTATTATATGTATGGTTGCATAGCTTTAACTGATGAAAAAGAACAAAGCGAAGTGTTCATGGAATTTGTAGAACCTGTGTTTGGAGAAGAAGAGGTTGCGGAGACAGAATAA
- a CDS encoding Ig-like domain-containing protein, with protein sequence MSMIYKTLPHHMQDEVHLDQEIEIIFMLDINVNSLRQENIILINLKGKKVEPVTFTYNRKVLKVKPLNILNPDSHYQLQLIGRENGIKDITGRIMAETYELEFYTKNMVSVKPPIILKPKDLSIITKKPEYHLTKIEEALYYELQISMSNTFNNLVWPQNSEKVYLLEDETSVKLDISYKQAQYYVRARSVDCKGICSSWSKPISFYFDGEIDSNIQTSKKEEFRGMDDKEDVILQTFTRAVNQEQLKNLQEALWDSDNKFSPKLSVTEVFPKNKSVNNPLDSFQKVIIKFSEELDINTVNTASCYILVERT encoded by the coding sequence ATGAGTATGATTTATAAAACACTTCCACATCATATGCAAGATGAAGTTCACTTAGATCAAGAAATAGAGATAATATTTATGTTGGATATTAATGTGAATAGTCTTCGGCAAGAAAATATTATATTGATAAATTTAAAGGGAAAAAAGGTAGAACCAGTTACATTTACATATAATCGCAAAGTTTTAAAGGTTAAACCCTTAAATATATTAAATCCTGATAGTCATTATCAACTACAACTCATTGGAAGAGAAAATGGAATTAAGGATATAACTGGTAGAATTATGGCTGAAACATATGAATTAGAATTTTATACAAAAAACATGGTTTCTGTTAAACCGCCTATTATTCTGAAACCCAAAGATCTTTCTATCATTACGAAAAAACCCGAATATCACTTAACAAAGATAGAAGAAGCTCTTTATTATGAATTGCAAATCTCTATGAGCAATACATTCAATAATTTAGTATGGCCGCAAAATAGTGAAAAAGTTTATTTATTAGAAGATGAAACAAGTGTTAAATTAGATATCTCATACAAGCAGGCACAATATTATGTAAGAGCAAGAAGTGTAGATTGTAAAGGGATATGTAGTTCTTGGTCAAAACCAATTAGCTTTTATTTTGATGGAGAAATAGACTCAAATATACAAACCTCAAAGAAAGAAGAATTTAGGGGTATGGATGATAAAGAAGATGTAATATTACAAACTTTTACGAGAGCTGTTAATCAGGAGCAATTAAAAAATTTACAAGAAGCTTTATGGGATTCAGATAACAAATTTTCACCTAAACTGAGTGTGACAGAAGTATTTCCTAAAAATAAGTCTGTCAATAATCCACTAGATTCCTTTCAGAAAGTTATAATTAAATTTTCTGAAGAATTAGACATTAATACTGTTAATACTGCCTCCTGTTACATTTTGGTGGAAAGAACTTAG
- a CDS encoding Ig-like domain-containing protein, with translation MDHIGEFSKKTKVFLELLTLGQDSKHIAVDFPPTVSIERFDQYGLEAIESVKLEALDNHFSYSGEYTIPEILESGEYVLTYIATIKGKEYKRKEQFTVISECAPSFENNRDVVVLDGDNYMFSSEFQIPTSISVEGKKVEIIFEEKVKYNYTYQVVLGDEIKSKSGLTLGGIKTLTFTSKYEPIFATPLEVKNIIGSLFKYFSLNEVYCALRDAGQKALQYLGEIPDANNSRYSPPTEQDDTYFAITKYVVREAVRLLLQGLMFRVLNNSYKQEDEGGLSGTIQLGDFMIQDNLNSANESSDSPNGIQEESLFKKLQIMIASNQKEIKFWLDVMMEQNKQNHNESVSGSFGAATSLLEG, from the coding sequence ATGGATCATATAGGGGAATTTTCTAAAAAAACAAAGGTTTTTTTAGAATTATTAACTTTAGGGCAGGATAGTAAACATATTGCAGTTGATTTTCCACCAACAGTGAGTATTGAGCGTTTTGATCAATATGGATTAGAAGCCATAGAAAGTGTTAAACTTGAAGCATTGGATAACCACTTCTCGTATAGTGGTGAGTATACCATTCCTGAAATTTTGGAGAGTGGTGAATATGTTTTAACCTATATAGCTACTATTAAGGGCAAAGAATATAAGAGAAAAGAACAATTTACTGTTATATCTGAATGTGCGCCTAGTTTTGAAAATAATAGGGATGTAGTTGTGTTAGATGGGGATAATTATATGTTCAGTTCAGAATTTCAAATACCTACTAGCATTTCTGTTGAGGGAAAAAAAGTAGAAATCATATTTGAAGAAAAAGTAAAATATAATTATACGTATCAAGTGGTCCTAGGTGATGAAATTAAATCAAAATCTGGATTAACTTTAGGGGGAATAAAAACTTTAACTTTTACCTCTAAATATGAGCCGATTTTTGCAACACCTTTAGAAGTGAAAAATATAATTGGAAGTTTATTTAAATATTTTTCTCTAAATGAAGTATATTGTGCATTAAGGGATGCTGGGCAAAAGGCTTTACAATACCTAGGGGAAATACCAGATGCTAACAATAGTCGTTATAGCCCCCCTACAGAGCAGGATGATACATATTTTGCAATAACAAAATATGTGGTACGTGAGGCTGTAAGGCTCTTACTTCAAGGTTTAATGTTTCGAGTTTTAAATAATTCATATAAGCAAGAAGATGAAGGTGGATTAAGTGGTACTATCCAATTGGGGGATTTTATGATTCAAGATAATTTAAACTCTGCCAATGAATCCAGTGATAGTCCAAATGGTATTCAAGAAGAATCTCTTTTTAAAAAGCTGCAAATTATGATTGCGTCTAATCAAAAAGAAATTAAATTTTGGTTAGATGTAATGATGGAGCAAAATAAACAAAATCATAACGAATCTGTTTCAGGCTCATTTGGTGCAGCAACAAGCTTACTAGAAGGGTGA